In Cervus elaphus chromosome 7, mCerEla1.1, whole genome shotgun sequence, the following proteins share a genomic window:
- the PHF1 gene encoding PHD finger protein 1 isoform X3, producing the protein MAQPPRLSRSGAPPLWDPASPAPTSGPRPRLWEGQDVLARWTDGLLYLGTIKKVDSAREVCLVQFEDDSQFLVLWKDISPAALPGEELLCCVCRSETVVPGNRLVSCEKCRHAYHQDCHVPRAPAPGEGEGVSWVCRQCVFAIATKRGGALKKGPYARAMLGMKLSLPYGLKGLDWDAGHLSNRQQSYCYCGGPGEWNLKMLQCRSCLQWFHEACTQCLSKPLLYGDRFYEFECCVCRGGPEKVRRLQLRWVDVAHLVLYHLSVCCKKKYFDFDREILPFTSENWDSLLLGELSETPKGERSSKLLSALNSHKDRFISGREIKKRKCLFGLHARIPPPVEPPPGDGAPTSFPSGQGPGGGVSRPLGKRRRPEPEPLRRRQKGKMEELGPPSAVRNQPEPQEQRERARLQRALQASASPPPSSPNQSYQGSSGYNFRPTDARCLPSPIRMFASFHPSASTAGTSGDGEPPDRSPLELHIGFPTDLPKSAPHSMTASSSSVPAPSPGVPRRSAPPSPLCRSLSPGAGGGVRGGVGYLSRGDPVRVLARRVRPDGSVQYLVEWGGGGIF; encoded by the exons ATGGCACAGCCCCCCCGGCTGAGCCGCTCTGGTGCCCCCCCACTTTGGGACCCAGCTTCCCCTGCTCCCACCTCAGGCCCTCGGCCTCGACTTTGGGAGGGTCAAGATGTGCTGGCCAGATGGACAGATGGGCTGCTATACTTGGGGACCATCAAAAAG GTGGACAGTGCTCGGGAGGTGTGTCTGGTTCAGTTTGAGGATGATTCCCAGTTTCTGGTTCTATGGAAAGACATTAGCCCTG CGGCCCTCCCTGGGGAGGAGCTCCTCTGCTGTGTATGTCGCTCTGAGACTGTGGTCCCTGGGAACCGGCTGGTCAGCTGTGAGAAGTGTCGCCATG CTTATCACCAGGACTGCCACGTTCCAAGGGCCCCAGCCCCTGGAGAGGGAGAGGGCGTATCCTGGGTCTGCCGCCAGTGCGTCTTTGCCATCGCCACCAAG AGGGGGGGTGCGCTGAAGAAGGGCCCCTACGCCCGGGCCATGCTGGGCATGAAGCTCTCCCTGCCGTATGGACTGAAGGGGTTGGACTGGGACGCTGGGCATCTGAGCAACCGGCAGCAGAGCTACTGTTACTGTGGTGGCCCTGGGGA GTGGAACCTGAAGATGCTGCAGTGCCGGAGCTGCCTGCAGTGGTTCCACGAGGCCTGCACCCAGTGTCTGAGCAAGCCCCTCCTTTACggggacag GTTCTATGAGTTTGAGTGCTGTGTGTGTCGGGGGGGCCCTGAGAAGGTCCGGAGGCTACAGCTTCGCTG GGTGGATGTGGCGCATCTTGTCCTCTACCACCTCAGTGTTTGCTGTAAGAAAAAATACTTTGATTTTGACCGTGAGATCCTCCCCTTCACCTCTGAGAATTGGgacagcttgctccttggagag ctctcagAAACCCCCAAGGGAGAACGGTCTTCCAAGCTCCTCTCTGCTCTTAACAGCCACAAGGACCG TTTCATTTCAGGGAGGGAGATTAAGAAGAGGAAATGCTTGTTTGGTCTCCATGCTCGGATCCCTCCCCCTGTGGAGCCCCCTCCTGGAGATGGAGCCCCCACCAG CTTCCCTTcagggcagggccctgggggaggggtcTCACGTCCCCTGGGGAAGCGCCGGAGGCCGGAGCCAGAGCCCctgaggaggaggcagaaggggaAAATGGAGGAGCTGGGGCCACCCTCAGCAGTGCGCAACCAGCCCGAGCCCCAGGAGCAGAGGGAGCGGGCTCGTCTGCAGAGGGCACTGCAG GCCTCAGCGTCTCCACCACCCTCCAGCCCTAACCAGAGCTACCAGGGCAGCAGCGGCTACAACTTCCGGCCCACAGACGCCCGCTGCCTGCCCAG TCCCATCCGGATGTTCGCTTCCTTCCACCCCTCTGCCAGCACCGCAGGGACCTCTGGGGATGGTGAACCCCCAGACAG GTCACCCCTGGAACTTCACATTGGTTTCCCCACAGACCTCCCTAAAAGTGCCCCCCACTCGATGACTGCCTCATCTTCCTCagtcccagccccctccccaggtgtTCCCAGACGCTCAGCACCCCCTTCTCCCCTGTGCCGTAGTTTGTCTCCTGGGGCCGGGGGTGGAGTCCGAGGTGGGGTCGGCTACCTGTCCCGAGGGGACCCCGTGCGGGTCCTTGCTCGCAGAGTGCGGCCTGACGGCTCTGTGCAGTACCTGGTtgagtggggaggtgggggcatcTTCTGA
- the PHF1 gene encoding PHD finger protein 1 isoform X2 — protein MAQPPRLSRSGAPPLWDPASPAPTSGPRPRLWEGQDVLARWTDGLLYLGTIKKVDSAREVCLVQFEDDSQFLVLWKDISPAALPGEELLCCVCRSETVVPGNRLVSCEKCRHAYHQDCHVPRAPAPGEGEGVSWVCRQCVFAIATKRGGALKKGPYARAMLGMKLSLPYGLKGLDWDAGHLSNRQQSYCYCGGPGEWNLKMLQCRSCLQWFHEACTQCLSKPLLYGDRFYEFECCVCRGGPEKVRRLQLRWVDVAHLVLYHLSVCCKKKYFDFDREILPFTSENWDSLLLGELSETPKGERSSKLLSALNSHKDRFISGREIKKRKCLFGLHARIPPPVEPPPGDGAPTSFPSGQGPGGGVSRPLGKRRRPEPEPLRRRQKGKMEELGPPSAVRNQPEPQEQRERARLQRALQASASPPPSSPNQSYQGSSGYNFRPTDARCLPSSPIRMFASFHPSASTAGTSGDGEPPDRSPLELHIGFPTDLPKSAPHSMTASSSSVPAPSPGVPRRSAPPSPLCRSLSPGAGGGVRGGVGYLSRGDPVRVLARRVRPDGSVQYLVEWGGGGIF, from the exons ATGGCACAGCCCCCCCGGCTGAGCCGCTCTGGTGCCCCCCCACTTTGGGACCCAGCTTCCCCTGCTCCCACCTCAGGCCCTCGGCCTCGACTTTGGGAGGGTCAAGATGTGCTGGCCAGATGGACAGATGGGCTGCTATACTTGGGGACCATCAAAAAG GTGGACAGTGCTCGGGAGGTGTGTCTGGTTCAGTTTGAGGATGATTCCCAGTTTCTGGTTCTATGGAAAGACATTAGCCCTG CGGCCCTCCCTGGGGAGGAGCTCCTCTGCTGTGTATGTCGCTCTGAGACTGTGGTCCCTGGGAACCGGCTGGTCAGCTGTGAGAAGTGTCGCCATG CTTATCACCAGGACTGCCACGTTCCAAGGGCCCCAGCCCCTGGAGAGGGAGAGGGCGTATCCTGGGTCTGCCGCCAGTGCGTCTTTGCCATCGCCACCAAG AGGGGGGGTGCGCTGAAGAAGGGCCCCTACGCCCGGGCCATGCTGGGCATGAAGCTCTCCCTGCCGTATGGACTGAAGGGGTTGGACTGGGACGCTGGGCATCTGAGCAACCGGCAGCAGAGCTACTGTTACTGTGGTGGCCCTGGGGA GTGGAACCTGAAGATGCTGCAGTGCCGGAGCTGCCTGCAGTGGTTCCACGAGGCCTGCACCCAGTGTCTGAGCAAGCCCCTCCTTTACggggacag GTTCTATGAGTTTGAGTGCTGTGTGTGTCGGGGGGGCCCTGAGAAGGTCCGGAGGCTACAGCTTCGCTG GGTGGATGTGGCGCATCTTGTCCTCTACCACCTCAGTGTTTGCTGTAAGAAAAAATACTTTGATTTTGACCGTGAGATCCTCCCCTTCACCTCTGAGAATTGGgacagcttgctccttggagag ctctcagAAACCCCCAAGGGAGAACGGTCTTCCAAGCTCCTCTCTGCTCTTAACAGCCACAAGGACCG TTTCATTTCAGGGAGGGAGATTAAGAAGAGGAAATGCTTGTTTGGTCTCCATGCTCGGATCCCTCCCCCTGTGGAGCCCCCTCCTGGAGATGGAGCCCCCACCAG CTTCCCTTcagggcagggccctgggggaggggtcTCACGTCCCCTGGGGAAGCGCCGGAGGCCGGAGCCAGAGCCCctgaggaggaggcagaaggggaAAATGGAGGAGCTGGGGCCACCCTCAGCAGTGCGCAACCAGCCCGAGCCCCAGGAGCAGAGGGAGCGGGCTCGTCTGCAGAGGGCACTGCAG GCCTCAGCGTCTCCACCACCCTCCAGCCCTAACCAGAGCTACCAGGGCAGCAGCGGCTACAACTTCCGGCCCACAGACGCCCGCTGCCTGCCCAG CAGTCCCATCCGGATGTTCGCTTCCTTCCACCCCTCTGCCAGCACCGCAGGGACCTCTGGGGATGGTGAACCCCCAGACAG GTCACCCCTGGAACTTCACATTGGTTTCCCCACAGACCTCCCTAAAAGTGCCCCCCACTCGATGACTGCCTCATCTTCCTCagtcccagccccctccccaggtgtTCCCAGACGCTCAGCACCCCCTTCTCCCCTGTGCCGTAGTTTGTCTCCTGGGGCCGGGGGTGGAGTCCGAGGTGGGGTCGGCTACCTGTCCCGAGGGGACCCCGTGCGGGTCCTTGCTCGCAGAGTGCGGCCTGACGGCTCTGTGCAGTACCTGGTtgagtggggaggtgggggcatcTTCTGA
- the PHF1 gene encoding PHD finger protein 1 isoform X1, which translates to MAQPPRLSRSGAPPLWDPASPAPTSGPRPRLWEGQDVLARWTDGLLYLGTIKKVDSAREVCLVQFEDDSQFLVLWKDISPAALPGEELLCCVCRSETVVPGNRLVSCEKCRHAYHQDCHVPRAPAPGEGEGVSWVCRQCVFAIATKRGGALKKGPYARAMLGMKLSLPYGLKGLDWDAGHLSNRQQSYCYCGGPGEWNLKMLQCRSCLQWFHEACTQCLSKPLLYGDRFYEFECCVCRGGPEKVRRLQLRWVDVAHLVLYHLSVCCKKKYFDFDREILPFTSENWDSLLLGELSETPKGERSSKLLSALNSHKDRFISGREIKKRKCLFGLHARIPPPVEPPPGDGAPTRSLVQGGWGSSQGVCMETGRSLGCPGGGWGDKEASYSFPSGQGPGGGVSRPLGKRRRPEPEPLRRRQKGKMEELGPPSAVRNQPEPQEQRERARLQRALQASASPPPSSPNQSYQGSSGYNFRPTDARCLPSSPIRMFASFHPSASTAGTSGDGEPPDRSPLELHIGFPTDLPKSAPHSMTASSSSVPAPSPGVPRRSAPPSPLCRSLSPGAGGGVRGGVGYLSRGDPVRVLARRVRPDGSVQYLVEWGGGGIF; encoded by the exons ATGGCACAGCCCCCCCGGCTGAGCCGCTCTGGTGCCCCCCCACTTTGGGACCCAGCTTCCCCTGCTCCCACCTCAGGCCCTCGGCCTCGACTTTGGGAGGGTCAAGATGTGCTGGCCAGATGGACAGATGGGCTGCTATACTTGGGGACCATCAAAAAG GTGGACAGTGCTCGGGAGGTGTGTCTGGTTCAGTTTGAGGATGATTCCCAGTTTCTGGTTCTATGGAAAGACATTAGCCCTG CGGCCCTCCCTGGGGAGGAGCTCCTCTGCTGTGTATGTCGCTCTGAGACTGTGGTCCCTGGGAACCGGCTGGTCAGCTGTGAGAAGTGTCGCCATG CTTATCACCAGGACTGCCACGTTCCAAGGGCCCCAGCCCCTGGAGAGGGAGAGGGCGTATCCTGGGTCTGCCGCCAGTGCGTCTTTGCCATCGCCACCAAG AGGGGGGGTGCGCTGAAGAAGGGCCCCTACGCCCGGGCCATGCTGGGCATGAAGCTCTCCCTGCCGTATGGACTGAAGGGGTTGGACTGGGACGCTGGGCATCTGAGCAACCGGCAGCAGAGCTACTGTTACTGTGGTGGCCCTGGGGA GTGGAACCTGAAGATGCTGCAGTGCCGGAGCTGCCTGCAGTGGTTCCACGAGGCCTGCACCCAGTGTCTGAGCAAGCCCCTCCTTTACggggacag GTTCTATGAGTTTGAGTGCTGTGTGTGTCGGGGGGGCCCTGAGAAGGTCCGGAGGCTACAGCTTCGCTG GGTGGATGTGGCGCATCTTGTCCTCTACCACCTCAGTGTTTGCTGTAAGAAAAAATACTTTGATTTTGACCGTGAGATCCTCCCCTTCACCTCTGAGAATTGGgacagcttgctccttggagag ctctcagAAACCCCCAAGGGAGAACGGTCTTCCAAGCTCCTCTCTGCTCTTAACAGCCACAAGGACCG TTTCATTTCAGGGAGGGAGATTAAGAAGAGGAAATGCTTGTTTGGTCTCCATGCTCGGATCCCTCCCCCTGTGGAGCCCCCTCCTGGAGATGGAGCCCCCACCAGGTCACTGGTCCAGGGGGGATGGGGAAGTTCTCAGGGTGTATGTATGGAAACAGGGAGGTCTTTGGGGTGTccgggagggggctggggggatAAGGAGGCCTCTTACAGCTTCCCTTcagggcagggccctgggggaggggtcTCACGTCCCCTGGGGAAGCGCCGGAGGCCGGAGCCAGAGCCCctgaggaggaggcagaaggggaAAATGGAGGAGCTGGGGCCACCCTCAGCAGTGCGCAACCAGCCCGAGCCCCAGGAGCAGAGGGAGCGGGCTCGTCTGCAGAGGGCACTGCAG GCCTCAGCGTCTCCACCACCCTCCAGCCCTAACCAGAGCTACCAGGGCAGCAGCGGCTACAACTTCCGGCCCACAGACGCCCGCTGCCTGCCCAG CAGTCCCATCCGGATGTTCGCTTCCTTCCACCCCTCTGCCAGCACCGCAGGGACCTCTGGGGATGGTGAACCCCCAGACAG GTCACCCCTGGAACTTCACATTGGTTTCCCCACAGACCTCCCTAAAAGTGCCCCCCACTCGATGACTGCCTCATCTTCCTCagtcccagccccctccccaggtgtTCCCAGACGCTCAGCACCCCCTTCTCCCCTGTGCCGTAGTTTGTCTCCTGGGGCCGGGGGTGGAGTCCGAGGTGGGGTCGGCTACCTGTCCCGAGGGGACCCCGTGCGGGTCCTTGCTCGCAGAGTGCGGCCTGACGGCTCTGTGCAGTACCTGGTtgagtggggaggtgggggcatcTTCTGA
- the PHF1 gene encoding PHD finger protein 1 isoform X4: MAQPPRLSRSGAPPLWDPASPAPTSGPRPRLWEGQDVLARWTDGLLYLGTIKKVDSAREVCLVQFEDDSQFLVLWKDISPAALPGEELLCCVCRSETVVPGNRLVSCEKCRHAYHQDCHVPRAPAPGEGEGVSWVCRQCVFAIATKRGGALKKGPYARAMLGMKLSLPYGLKGLDWDAGHLSNRQQSYCYCGGPGEWNLKMLQCRSCLQWFHEACTQCLSKPLLYGDRFYEFECCVCRGGPEKVRRLQLRWVDVAHLVLYHLSVCCKKKYFDFDREILPFTSENWDSLLLGELSETPKGERSSKLLSALNSHKDRFISGREIKKRKCLFGLHARIPPPVEPPPGDGAPTSPNQSYQGSSGYNFRPTDARCLPSSPIRMFASFHPSASTAGTSGDGEPPDRSPLELHIGFPTDLPKSAPHSMTASSSSVPAPSPGVPRRSAPPSPLCRSLSPGAGGGVRGGVGYLSRGDPVRVLARRVRPDGSVQYLVEWGGGGIF; the protein is encoded by the exons ATGGCACAGCCCCCCCGGCTGAGCCGCTCTGGTGCCCCCCCACTTTGGGACCCAGCTTCCCCTGCTCCCACCTCAGGCCCTCGGCCTCGACTTTGGGAGGGTCAAGATGTGCTGGCCAGATGGACAGATGGGCTGCTATACTTGGGGACCATCAAAAAG GTGGACAGTGCTCGGGAGGTGTGTCTGGTTCAGTTTGAGGATGATTCCCAGTTTCTGGTTCTATGGAAAGACATTAGCCCTG CGGCCCTCCCTGGGGAGGAGCTCCTCTGCTGTGTATGTCGCTCTGAGACTGTGGTCCCTGGGAACCGGCTGGTCAGCTGTGAGAAGTGTCGCCATG CTTATCACCAGGACTGCCACGTTCCAAGGGCCCCAGCCCCTGGAGAGGGAGAGGGCGTATCCTGGGTCTGCCGCCAGTGCGTCTTTGCCATCGCCACCAAG AGGGGGGGTGCGCTGAAGAAGGGCCCCTACGCCCGGGCCATGCTGGGCATGAAGCTCTCCCTGCCGTATGGACTGAAGGGGTTGGACTGGGACGCTGGGCATCTGAGCAACCGGCAGCAGAGCTACTGTTACTGTGGTGGCCCTGGGGA GTGGAACCTGAAGATGCTGCAGTGCCGGAGCTGCCTGCAGTGGTTCCACGAGGCCTGCACCCAGTGTCTGAGCAAGCCCCTCCTTTACggggacag GTTCTATGAGTTTGAGTGCTGTGTGTGTCGGGGGGGCCCTGAGAAGGTCCGGAGGCTACAGCTTCGCTG GGTGGATGTGGCGCATCTTGTCCTCTACCACCTCAGTGTTTGCTGTAAGAAAAAATACTTTGATTTTGACCGTGAGATCCTCCCCTTCACCTCTGAGAATTGGgacagcttgctccttggagag ctctcagAAACCCCCAAGGGAGAACGGTCTTCCAAGCTCCTCTCTGCTCTTAACAGCCACAAGGACCG TTTCATTTCAGGGAGGGAGATTAAGAAGAGGAAATGCTTGTTTGGTCTCCATGCTCGGATCCCTCCCCCTGTGGAGCCCCCTCCTGGAGATGGAGCCCCCACCAG CCCTAACCAGAGCTACCAGGGCAGCAGCGGCTACAACTTCCGGCCCACAGACGCCCGCTGCCTGCCCAG CAGTCCCATCCGGATGTTCGCTTCCTTCCACCCCTCTGCCAGCACCGCAGGGACCTCTGGGGATGGTGAACCCCCAGACAG GTCACCCCTGGAACTTCACATTGGTTTCCCCACAGACCTCCCTAAAAGTGCCCCCCACTCGATGACTGCCTCATCTTCCTCagtcccagccccctccccaggtgtTCCCAGACGCTCAGCACCCCCTTCTCCCCTGTGCCGTAGTTTGTCTCCTGGGGCCGGGGGTGGAGTCCGAGGTGGGGTCGGCTACCTGTCCCGAGGGGACCCCGTGCGGGTCCTTGCTCGCAGAGTGCGGCCTGACGGCTCTGTGCAGTACCTGGTtgagtggggaggtgggggcatcTTCTGA
- the CUTA gene encoding protein CutA isoform X1 yields MRRGRAPAFLLGGGAALLLSLLWMPTLLPVASRLLFLPRALLSMASGSPPAQPSSASGSAYVPGSVSAAFVTCPNEKVAKEIARAVVEKRLAACVNLVPQITSIYEWKGKIEEDSEVLMMIKTQSSLVPALTDFVRSVHPYEVAEVIALPVEQGNSPYLQWVHQVTESVPDSSAAPLG; encoded by the exons ATGAGGCGGGGTCGGGCTCCCGCATTCCTGCTCGGCGGAGGG GCCGCTCTGCTCCTGTCCCTTCTTTGGATGCCGACACTGCTGCCTGTAGCCTCCCGCCTTCTGTTTCTACCCCGAGCCCTGCTGTCCATGGCTTCAGGAAGTCCCCCGGCCCAGCCCTCGTCGGCCTCGGGCTCCGCCTATGTCCCCGGCTCGGTCTCTGCGGCCTTTGTCACCTGCCCCAACGAGAAGGTCGCCAAGGAGATCGCCAG GGCTGTGGTGGAGAAGCGCCTAGCAGCCTGCGTCAACCTCGTCCCTCAGATTACATCCAT CTATGAGTGgaaaggaaagattgaagaggacAGTGAAGTGCTGATG ATGATCAAAACCCAAAGTTCCTTGGTTCCAGCTCTGACAGATTTTGTTCG GTCTGTGCACCCTTATGAAGTGGCCGAGGTGATTGCATTGCCTGTGGAGCAGGGGAACTCCCCATACCTGCAGTGGGTGCATCAGGTTACAGAGTCGGTTCCTGACTCCAGCGCAGCGCCACTGGGATGA
- the CUTA gene encoding protein CutA isoform X2, with protein MPTLLPVASRLLFLPRALLSMASGSPPAQPSSASGSAYVPGSVSAAFVTCPNEKVAKEIARAVVEKRLAACVNLVPQITSIYEWKGKIEEDSEVLMMIKTQSSLVPALTDFVRSVHPYEVAEVIALPVEQGNSPYLQWVHQVTESVPDSSAAPLG; from the exons ATGCCGACACTGCTGCCTGTAGCCTCCCGCCTTCTGTTTCTACCCCGAGCCCTGCTGTCCATGGCTTCAGGAAGTCCCCCGGCCCAGCCCTCGTCGGCCTCGGGCTCCGCCTATGTCCCCGGCTCGGTCTCTGCGGCCTTTGTCACCTGCCCCAACGAGAAGGTCGCCAAGGAGATCGCCAG GGCTGTGGTGGAGAAGCGCCTAGCAGCCTGCGTCAACCTCGTCCCTCAGATTACATCCAT CTATGAGTGgaaaggaaagattgaagaggacAGTGAAGTGCTGATG ATGATCAAAACCCAAAGTTCCTTGGTTCCAGCTCTGACAGATTTTGTTCG GTCTGTGCACCCTTATGAAGTGGCCGAGGTGATTGCATTGCCTGTGGAGCAGGGGAACTCCCCATACCTGCAGTGGGTGCATCAGGTTACAGAGTCGGTTCCTGACTCCAGCGCAGCGCCACTGGGATGA
- the PHF1 gene encoding PHD finger protein 1 isoform X5, which yields MAQPPRLSRSGAPPLWDPASPAPTSGPRPRLWEGQDVLARWTDGLLYLGTIKKVDSAREVCLVQFEDDSQFLVLWKDISPAALPGEELLCCVCRSETVVPGNRLVSCEKCRHAYHQDCHVPRAPAPGEGEGVSWVCRQCVFAIATKRGGALKKGPYARAMLGMKLSLPYGLKGLDWDAGHLSNRQQSYCYCGGPGEWNLKMLQCRSCLQWFHEACTQCLSKPLLYGDRFYEFECCVCRGGPEKVRRLQLRWVDVAHLVLYHLSVCCKKKYFDFDREILPFTSENWDSLLLGELSETPKGERSSKLLSALNSHKDRFISGREIKKRKCLFGLHARIPPPVEPPPGDGAPTSPNQSYQGSSGYNFRPTDARCLPSPIRMFASFHPSASTAGTSGDGEPPDRSPLELHIGFPTDLPKSAPHSMTASSSSVPAPSPGVPRRSAPPSPLCRSLSPGAGGGVRGGVGYLSRGDPVRVLARRVRPDGSVQYLVEWGGGGIF from the exons ATGGCACAGCCCCCCCGGCTGAGCCGCTCTGGTGCCCCCCCACTTTGGGACCCAGCTTCCCCTGCTCCCACCTCAGGCCCTCGGCCTCGACTTTGGGAGGGTCAAGATGTGCTGGCCAGATGGACAGATGGGCTGCTATACTTGGGGACCATCAAAAAG GTGGACAGTGCTCGGGAGGTGTGTCTGGTTCAGTTTGAGGATGATTCCCAGTTTCTGGTTCTATGGAAAGACATTAGCCCTG CGGCCCTCCCTGGGGAGGAGCTCCTCTGCTGTGTATGTCGCTCTGAGACTGTGGTCCCTGGGAACCGGCTGGTCAGCTGTGAGAAGTGTCGCCATG CTTATCACCAGGACTGCCACGTTCCAAGGGCCCCAGCCCCTGGAGAGGGAGAGGGCGTATCCTGGGTCTGCCGCCAGTGCGTCTTTGCCATCGCCACCAAG AGGGGGGGTGCGCTGAAGAAGGGCCCCTACGCCCGGGCCATGCTGGGCATGAAGCTCTCCCTGCCGTATGGACTGAAGGGGTTGGACTGGGACGCTGGGCATCTGAGCAACCGGCAGCAGAGCTACTGTTACTGTGGTGGCCCTGGGGA GTGGAACCTGAAGATGCTGCAGTGCCGGAGCTGCCTGCAGTGGTTCCACGAGGCCTGCACCCAGTGTCTGAGCAAGCCCCTCCTTTACggggacag GTTCTATGAGTTTGAGTGCTGTGTGTGTCGGGGGGGCCCTGAGAAGGTCCGGAGGCTACAGCTTCGCTG GGTGGATGTGGCGCATCTTGTCCTCTACCACCTCAGTGTTTGCTGTAAGAAAAAATACTTTGATTTTGACCGTGAGATCCTCCCCTTCACCTCTGAGAATTGGgacagcttgctccttggagag ctctcagAAACCCCCAAGGGAGAACGGTCTTCCAAGCTCCTCTCTGCTCTTAACAGCCACAAGGACCG TTTCATTTCAGGGAGGGAGATTAAGAAGAGGAAATGCTTGTTTGGTCTCCATGCTCGGATCCCTCCCCCTGTGGAGCCCCCTCCTGGAGATGGAGCCCCCACCAG CCCTAACCAGAGCTACCAGGGCAGCAGCGGCTACAACTTCCGGCCCACAGACGCCCGCTGCCTGCCCAG TCCCATCCGGATGTTCGCTTCCTTCCACCCCTCTGCCAGCACCGCAGGGACCTCTGGGGATGGTGAACCCCCAGACAG GTCACCCCTGGAACTTCACATTGGTTTCCCCACAGACCTCCCTAAAAGTGCCCCCCACTCGATGACTGCCTCATCTTCCTCagtcccagccccctccccaggtgtTCCCAGACGCTCAGCACCCCCTTCTCCCCTGTGCCGTAGTTTGTCTCCTGGGGCCGGGGGTGGAGTCCGAGGTGGGGTCGGCTACCTGTCCCGAGGGGACCCCGTGCGGGTCCTTGCTCGCAGAGTGCGGCCTGACGGCTCTGTGCAGTACCTGGTtgagtggggaggtgggggcatcTTCTGA